The genome window GACCCGAAGCAAGATCTTTCGGCTTGGCAAGCATCAATCATTGCTACGCGCAACGCTCATGAAGCGTGGAAGCAGTTCTGCCAACCACCAAAAGCTGGCATGGTTCCTGGGCTGCCAGAATATGCAGCCATGTTCCGGAGATCATTTGCTCGTGATGCCGATCCAGAGAAAGGTAGCTTACCGGGAGACAACTCTCTGAGTCATCCTACAAATGTGGACATGAATTTGACGGAACTGGAGAAGCTGCGACAACAACCCCCGACACCTCAAGAGTTGtatgagatgatgaaatgCGACGGCTTGTTGCCCGATGAACACATTCTTCACATTCTAGTGGCAAACGCCCAAActctccaagaagctcatcgtTATCTGCGAGACGGAAGCACGGAACATCACAACTACGCTTACTTGTTAGTACCCGAGCCAACAGCTGACATGCTGAAGACTATCCCCCTACCATTGTTCTCAGCGTATGTGGATATGTTGTCCAAGACAGTGCACCCCAAAGGCAGTAATCTGATACGCGCTATTCGGCTCGCAGAGCTGCGTGTGGGTCGCAGGAACCAGAACTGGCTACCTCACGTCTGGGCACCTATCATGAAGAATGTCGGGCAGCATCATTATGGTCTGAAACTCACACTGGAGGCACAGCTTCGTCTGATCATACATCTTGTAGATCGTATCGACGCCGTGCAGGGAATGACTCTATTTCTCTTCAACAGATTTGTGAGAACTCTGCGGAAGATCCTGCGAAGAGAGCTACAGGTTCTGGCGAGCGCTGTAGaagccaacaacaccaatttCAACTTGCTTGGCGCCCTCTATTGCAAAAGCGCCGAGGAAGACTGTGCCAACACCGAGATAGACACAGAGACAATGAACAACTCAGCTCTGCACCTATTCCGTGTTCTTATTTCGCGTATGAAAGGCTTCTATCATGCACTCGTCGCCGAGGAACAGGAGAGACAGCggccagaagcagaagaaactACAGATCTAACGTTTGTGGACATCATGCGATCGCGGCGAGATCCCGTGTTGGCGCCGTTTGCTCACGACCTGATGCAGTCGCTGGCGTTTGCAGGGGAGTATAATGAGATGGCTCAGCTGACAGTGTGGCTCATGACGGAATGGGCCCCTTTACAGTCACAAGAAGACGAGATGATAAACATGGAGGAGTTGCCTCACGACGTGGATATGCTAGAGACTCTTTGTGCATATCGTGCGTTTGCGGAACCCATGCTGACGGAGGAAGTGCGCAATCGCGTACGAGACGTCCGATTCGAGATTGGGATCTGGCAATGGCCAGGGGAGCAGATGGTACAGTCGTATATCCAGGCCAATGCCGTTCATGGACATGAAGAGTTGGGTCGAGTTCTCAAGTGGGCTCGCATCCGAGAACACAATCGACAGAATCACCTGCTCACGAATGTCGAGGATTTAGACCTGGATGCCATTGAAACCAGGCATGAGACTGCAGAGCACCAGTTCAGCACCCCTGGAGAGTTTACCAAGAGAACAGCCCTGCGAAGTGGCGGACAAGGGTCATTGCTGGGAACCTAGGTCTTGGTTTAATATAAACAAAACATTGATGGCGGAATTTAGACGCGGTGGCGTTTATCGTATATGTATAGAATATTGTACAACATACATGAAAAAAAAGGCGCCTGTTGGCTGAAACGACGgtagaaaaagaagcaatgaaatttaaaagtaaaaggggTCTGTCTATTTAGTAGCTCAAGGGCTAAGAGCTGGGCCACGGTCCATGGATCTGGCTGAATACTTTTCTTGCCTACGCTACTAACGGGCGGCTATCGCCAAATCATGTAGAGACCCAAGAGGACGGTTCTGGAGGTCATCTATTCTTAACTAGCCACTCAGGGAGGAAGCATGAAAGGGGAAATGAGAAGGGCTGATCAGGTCTAGACCGTCAAGGCCAACTATGGGTCGACCAAACCGAAAAAAGCATGATTTCGGGAAGAGAACAGAAGAGATGACCAGGCCCGGACCAGatttgcctacctacctatgtatgTATCCATCCATGAAGGCATCGCGAAACCCTGCAACAGGCACTAAAAGCCTACAAGGCCGCACTGCGGGTCGGTTCAGTGGAGAGGGGACGATTGGcagctaccttacctactgtAGGTCCCGGCCGCAGTGGGGGCTGATGCCGCCAATAGGAAGAGGCCGCGAATAAGGTGTTGAAACAGAGCGCTTAGAGCCAGTCTTTTATAGTACAACTTGGCGGCGACGAGACAAGCTTGATTGGCTGAGGGTTTTCGGATATTTTCTTGTAAATGTTTTACATGTAAATTGCTGGGGTATTTGGATTGGGCGCCTGTTGATACTCAGGCGTGGCTGgcggacaggacaggacaggacaggacagggcaggg of Fusarium musae strain F31 chromosome 5, whole genome shotgun sequence contains these proteins:
- a CDS encoding hypothetical protein (EggNog:ENOG41) gives rise to the protein MRNPDSASHLNSAQARRYVSPVDALETAIINGRRVEDNQKRRKKVLPKRLYDPGNVFKFSDLNQDHGRGRIERRLRMLKGWVEQSPAVLLRKYLALEQPSRETLLEIAAIRTVRLPVVVIQMHLRRQVEADLENNRDLAQALPNELEWEALLKTLKYGGNTEERLNEYMSILLAKTDEDRCRLFLADMSPKPVFMLNYLLRLGSGINKISTLDHLLEYVQERLRDTTEKARKMSWGRGRASSGMERFTTEDFMIIMERLAFHCRRIEARRLIVLADIMAEFIFNYEIGTAEQTYWMRCKYFNAGLTAIARNSGSGPQHASVAYAYVWEAQRTLLRMSGSLPEALLVDRNAFRAIRAVLSGMPKNRDEIHNATRYSKSWPPYLQPADGMDEAMEAEESWSRVVRAGMMMQEAGFSKQETDSALDILLGLAPSGTPAIQQQVKVDPKQDLSAWQASIIATRNAHEAWKQFCQPPKAGMVPGLPEYAAMFRRSFARDADPEKGSLPGDNSLSHPTNVDMNLTELEKLRQQPPTPQELYEMMKCDGLLPDEHILHILVANAQTLQEAHRYLRDGSTEHHNYAYLLVPEPTADMLKTIPLPLFSAYVDMLSKTVHPKGSNLIRAIRLAELRVGRRNQNWLPHVWAPIMKNVGQHHYGLKLTLEAQLRLIIHLVDRIDAVQGMTLFLFNRFVRTLRKILRRELQVLASAVEANNTNFNLLGALYCKSAEEDCANTEIDTETMNNSALHLFRVLISRMKGFYHALVAEEQERQRPEAEETTDLTFVDIMRSRRDPVLAPFAHDLMQSLAFAGEYNEMAQLTVWLMTEWAPLQSQEDEMINMEELPHDVDMLETLCAYRAFAEPMLTEEVRNRVRDVRFEIGIWQWPGEQMVQSYIQANAVHGHEELGRVLKWARIREHNRQNHLLTNVEDLDLDAIETRHETAEHQFSTPGEFTKRTALRSGGQGSLLGT